In Rattus norvegicus strain BN/NHsdMcwi chromosome 1, GRCr8, whole genome shotgun sequence, a genomic segment contains:
- the Tssc4 gene encoding U5 small nuclear ribonucleoprotein TSSC4, producing the protein MSGLMAETEAGLEVEEPTEDDTLPSDTVSLSDSDSDLSLPSGVEVQALSPERLSGESQEDSGPDDPPSHPTGIPTTAVQPFHLRGMSSTFSQRSHSIFDCLESAARQEPCSAPQTSVVDNCSFKRPVAPPSQTPARSLSRVHGNTDPTRVHPVPDYVSHPERWTKYSLEDVSETSEQSNRDAALAFLSSRSQASPTDYVPFFNQDPSSCGEGRVVFTKPVRGSEARAERKRVLKKGVVSGAGGEASVELAHLAGPEAEEWSGHQGQPEVVVPSEAARPESSSGPIGMKTVGFHGSKKRSRDHFRNRDSNPEGPGSERGPSV; encoded by the coding sequence ATGTCAGGTCTTATGGCGGAGACAGAGGCCGGCTTGGAGGTTGAGGAACCCACCGAGGATGACACCCTGCCTTCTGACACCGTCTCCCTCAGCGACTCGGACTCTGACCTCAGCTTACCTAGTGGTGTGGAGGTCCAAGCGTTGTCCCCAGAGAGGCTTTCTGGGGAGAGCCAGGAGGACTCGGGCCCTGATGACCCTCCCTCGCACCCCACGGGCATTCCCACCACTGCAGTGCAGCCGTTCCACCTCCGAGGCATGAGCTCCACTTTCTCCCAGCGGAGCCACAGCATCTTTGATTGTCTGGAGAGTGCAGCCCGGCAGGAACCGTGCTCTGCTCCCCAAACCAGTGTGGTTGACAATTGCAGCTTCAAGCGGCCTGTGGCTCCCCCAAGTCAGACTCCAGCAAGAAGCTTGAGCAGAGTGCATGGGAACACTGACCCGACCAGGGTACACCCTGTCCCTGACTATGTGTCACACCCTGAGCGTTGGACCAAATACAGTCTGGAAGATGTGTCTGAAACCAGTGAGCAGAGCAATCGTGATGCTGCCCTGGCCTTCCTGAGCTCTCGAAGCCAGGCATCCCCCACAGACTATGTGCCCTTTTTCAACCAGGACCCCTCTAGCTGTGGGGAGGGAAGAGTGGTCTTCACCAAACCAGTGCGGGGCAGCGAGGCTAGGGCTGAGAGGAAGAGGGTCCTAAAGAAGGGGGTTGTGTCAGGTGCAGGGGGTGAGGCCTCAGTGGAGCTAGCCCATCTCGCCGGGCCTGAGGCTGAGGAATGGAGTGGCCACCAGGGACAGCCAGAGGTGGTAGTGCCTTCAGAAGCTGCCCGTCCTGAGTCCTCATCAGGCCCCATAGGTATGAAAACTGTTGGTTTCCATGGCAGCAAGAAGCGGAGCAGAGACCACTTCCGGAACAGGGATAGTAACCCGGAGGGGCCAGGGTCTGAGAGAGGACCCTCAGTTTGA
- the Cd81 gene encoding CD81 antigen isoform X1, with amino-acid sequence MGVEGCTKCIKYLLFVFNFVFWLAGGVILGVALWLRHDPQTTSLLYLELGDKPAPSTFYVGIYILIAVGAVMMFVGFLGCYGAIQESQCLLGTFFTCLVILFACEVAAGIWGFVNKDQIAKDVKQFYDQALQQAVMDDDANNAKAVVKTFHETLNCCGSNTLTTLTTTVLRNSLCPSSSNSFTQLLKEDCHQKIDELFSGKLYLIGIAAIVVAVIMVSTGPLVGRRAESILPRVLGADCASPSCRSSR; translated from the exons ATGGGGGTGGAAGGCTGCACCAAATGCATCAAATACCTGCTCTTCGTCTTCAATTTCGTCTTCTGG ctggCTGGAGGTGTGATCCTAGGTGTAGCTCTGTGGTTGCGCCATGATCCACAAACCACCAGCCTTCTCTACCtggaactgggagacaaaccagcACCTAGCACCTTCTATGTGG GCATCTACATTCTCATTGCTGTGGGAGCTGTGATGATGTTTGTAGGCTTCCTGGGGTGCTATGGGGCCATCCAGGAGTCCCAGTGCCTGCTGGGGACG TTCTTCACTTGCCTTGTGATCCTGTTTGCCTGTGAGGTAGCTGCGGGCATCTGGGGCTTTGTAAACAAAGACCAG ATCGCCAAGGATGTGAAGCAGTTCTACGACCAGGCCCTTCAGCAGGCTGTGATGGATGATGATGCCAACAATGCCAAGGCAGTGGTGAAGACCTTCCATGAGACG CTCAACTGTTGTGGCTCCAATAcgctgaccacactgaccaccacCGTGCTGAGGAACAGCCTGTGTCCCTCAAGCAGCAACTCATTCACTCAGCTTCTGAAG GAAGACTGCCATCAGAAAATCGATGAGCTCTTTTCTGGGAAGCTGTACCTCATTGGAATTGCAGCCATTGTGGTAGCTGTCATTATGGTAAGCACAGGGCCTCTGGTGGGTAGGCGGGCAGAAAGCATCCTTCCCAGGGTCTTAGGTGCTGACTGTGCCTCTCCCTCCTGCAGATCTTCGAGATGA
- the Cd81 gene encoding CD81 antigen: MGVEGCTKCIKYLLFVFNFVFWLAGGVILGVALWLRHDPQTTSLLYLELGDKPAPSTFYVGIYILIAVGAVMMFVGFLGCYGAIQESQCLLGTFFTCLVILFACEVAAGIWGFVNKDQIAKDVKQFYDQALQQAVMDDDANNAKAVVKTFHETLNCCGSNTLTTLTTTVLRNSLCPSSSNSFTQLLKEDCHQKIDELFSGKLYLIGIAAIVVAVIMIFEMILSMVLCCGIRNSSVY; encoded by the exons ATGGGGGTGGAAGGCTGCACCAAATGCATCAAATACCTGCTCTTCGTCTTCAATTTCGTCTTCTGG ctggCTGGAGGTGTGATCCTAGGTGTAGCTCTGTGGTTGCGCCATGATCCACAAACCACCAGCCTTCTCTACCtggaactgggagacaaaccagcACCTAGCACCTTCTATGTGG GCATCTACATTCTCATTGCTGTGGGAGCTGTGATGATGTTTGTAGGCTTCCTGGGGTGCTATGGGGCCATCCAGGAGTCCCAGTGCCTGCTGGGGACG TTCTTCACTTGCCTTGTGATCCTGTTTGCCTGTGAGGTAGCTGCGGGCATCTGGGGCTTTGTAAACAAAGACCAG ATCGCCAAGGATGTGAAGCAGTTCTACGACCAGGCCCTTCAGCAGGCTGTGATGGATGATGATGCCAACAATGCCAAGGCAGTGGTGAAGACCTTCCATGAGACG CTCAACTGTTGTGGCTCCAATAcgctgaccacactgaccaccacCGTGCTGAGGAACAGCCTGTGTCCCTCAAGCAGCAACTCATTCACTCAGCTTCTGAAG GAAGACTGCCATCAGAAAATCGATGAGCTCTTTTCTGGGAAGCTGTACCTCATTGGAATTGCAGCCATTGTGGTAGCTGTCATTATG ATCTTCGAGATGATTCTGAGCATGGTGCTGTGCTGTGGCATCCGGAACAGCTCCGTGTACTAA